In a single window of the Zea mays cultivar B73 chromosome 5, Zm-B73-REFERENCE-NAM-5.0, whole genome shotgun sequence genome:
- the LOC103626692 gene encoding probable E3 ubiquitin-protein ligase HIP1, with the protein MEGITEVLAALERIEQQAELTYDQLLMLEANLFFGAFASYDRHRDMRMDIDDMSYEELLALEERIGSVSTALSEEQFTKCLKRSIYSQVALEVNKSTVDDMKCSICQVSGNLT; encoded by the exons ATGGAAGGAATTACAGAG GTTTTGGCTGCATTGGAGAGGATTGAACAGCAAGCAGAGCTGACCTATGAT CAATTGCTAATGCTGGAGGCTAATCTATTTTTTGGCGCCTTTGCCTCCTATGATCGGCATAGAGACATGCGGATGGATATTGATGATATGTCCTATGAG GAATTATTGGCACTGGAGGAGAGAATAGGCTCTGTGAGCACAGCTCTTTCAGAGGAGCAGTTCACAAAATGCCTCAAAAGAAGCATATATAGTCAGGTCGCTTTAGAAGTCAACAAATCAACCGTTGATGACATGAAATGCAGCATCTGTCAGGTAAGCGGTAACCTTACCTAG